CATATTTTTTTGCAATCCCCCGGGAGAGATCGCGGTCCGTAAACTGATCGCCGTAGAAAGAGACGACATCACACTGCGGATGTTGCAGCTTACCGTTAAACAGGTAAGGCCCTAAAAAAGGATGCAGAATATGAAATGCATGTGACAGATAAAAACATTGAGTATAGACGGCAGCTACGGTCGGACGCTTCTTATCGGCTGCTTCTGATGCCTGTTGCTGCCAGTGCAAACCGGTGGTACCTGCAAACGCTGCAGCGCTCAGTTTTAACATTTCACGGCGGGAAAGGGATGACAACGGCGGTTGAGAAAAACGATCCAGCATGGGTTGACTCCTGGGGTGGGCAAAACGAGGCGAGAATCTACTCTTATCGTATCAAACCATATTGATCTCTTCACCAGTTTTTTGGGGGAGCATTACCATTTCTCATAGATTTTTTCAGGAACTCTGAGCGATCGGGAATAAAAAAACTGCGATGCAAAGCACGTAAGTGGCCTTGCATCGCAGTAAATTTTAAGCGCAGGTAACTCAGGAATTATCGCATTTTCGCACAGATGGCTTCTGCCATCTCCTGAGTACCGACGGCGGTCGGATCGTTCCGATCATCTTTCAGATCGTACGTCACGTCTTTACCTTCTTCAATCACGTCAGCAACTGCCTTGTCCAGCTTCGCAGCCGCTTCGTGTTCGCCGAGGTAATCCAGCATCATTTTCCCGGACAGAATCAGTGCAACCGGATTCACTTTATTCTGCCCTTTGTATTTAGGAGCAGAACCGTGGGTCGCTTCAAAGATCGCTGCTTCTGTTCCGATGTTCGAACCAGGGGCAACACCCAGACCGCCCACCAGGCCGGCACACAGGTCACTCAAAATATCACCGTACAGGTTGGATGTGACGAGCACGTCATACAGTTCCGGTTTTTGAACCAGCTGCATGCACATGTTATCAATCAGGCGCTCGTTGTATTCAATGCTGCCACCACAGTCGGTCGCAATCCCGGCCAGTTTCGCATCAGGTTCAACGCCTTCTGCCAGTTCTGCCCATTCAAACTTGGCACCGTAGGATTTCGCGACGGCGCGGGTTTCATCATACCACAGGCCATCTGTGAACTTCATGATGTTCGCTTTGCAGATCGAAGTCACCGACTTGCGTTTGTTATCGACGGCATATTTGAAAGCATAGTTGGCAATATCGCGGGTACCCTGGTACGACATTGGCTTAATGCTGATACCGGTCTCGTCGAGCGGAGTATTGATCTTTTTACCCGTCGCGAATTCATTGATCTTTTTGATCAATTCCGCTGTTTTTTCCTGGCCGGCCTGGAACTCAACGCCGGCATACAGGTCTTCGGTATTTTCCCGAACAACGACCAGATCGACGTTGGAATCGGCAAAGTAGGTCCGCACACCTTTGTAAGTTTTACAGGGACGAATGCAGGCATACAGGCCCAGTTCCTGTCGCAGGAACACATTCACACTGCGGAAACCTTTTCCGATGGGTGTGGTGATCGGTGCTTTCAAGGCAATTTTGTTTGCCCGGACTGATTCCATCACACGATCTGGTACGCCACCTTCGGCTTCAATGACTTCGATTCCACATTCCTGAACATCCCAGTCGATTTTCACGCCAGTGGCATCAACACATTTTCTGGTTGCCTCGGCGATTTCCGGACCAACTCCATCGCCTGGAATTAATGTGACTTTATACATCGTTTCCTCTAATACTTTTGACAAAAAGGGAATGCGACCAGGTTCTCAAGTGTTACGAATACCACGCTACGAGCCTGCTGACTCTTGAAACCAAAGGCCATACTGGTTGATACTGAATACTTAGCTCACAGACAAGCAGTGACCGTATCAAAACGGAAATCGCTTTTCAACTATACGCGATGGCCGACGCTTACATTTCACTCCAATCAGGGATTCTCCATGATCCAGCGTTTTTACAGTAATTACCTGCTCCGACACCAGAACAGAGTCAATCAGATCCTGCACCTGGTGGGCGTACCCCTCACTTTTGGAGGGCTGATCGGATTCGGGATCGCTGGACACTGGATTTATGCGGGAATGGCCTTCTTCGCAGGCTACGCCTTACAGTTTCTGGGGCACGCCATTGAGCAGAATGACGCAGGCGAGCTCATTTTGATCAAGAAACTATGTGGTAAACCCTACACGGAATTCGGACCTCGGACTCAAATTCAACAGAATTTTGACCAATCGTCAAAAAAGTCAAGTTGTAACGATTAAACAGCCGATACCGAATGTAGTGATTTTACCGAGAAGACTGCCTGCCCTGCGCTCTTGCGACCATTTCGCGTTCAGGTTGCCTCGCTCTTTTGGTAATTTCTCCTTGAAAGTACTATCGATTATGAACTTTAAGTGATTATGAATAAACACTTTGTGTCCATAATCCCCGTTCATGTCTTGAAGGATAACTACATGAACCTTCGCCAGAAGTTACACCAGTTTTTCTGTGGATGCCTGATTACCAGCCAACTTGTCGGCTGTCATGGTCTGGGTACCGATACCGATCTGCATTATCTCGGAGATAAAGAGCTCCAGTATTATGAAGATGTCGCCACGAAAATTGAATACCCGGCGGTCTACGATCAGACTCCTGAAGAAATCACATTTTCAGGAAAACCACGGACTTTGACTGACCGTTCACAGGATGAAATCTGGGATTTGCCCCTGATGGACGCGATTCATCTGGGTCTGGCAAACAGTGAAGTCATCCGTGTCTCCGGAACTCTGGGAACGAATGGCAAC
The sequence above is a segment of the Gimesia algae genome. Coding sequences within it:
- a CDS encoding isocitrate/isopropylmalate dehydrogenase family protein; this translates as MYKVTLIPGDGVGPEIAEATRKCVDATGVKIDWDVQECGIEVIEAEGGVPDRVMESVRANKIALKAPITTPIGKGFRSVNVFLRQELGLYACIRPCKTYKGVRTYFADSNVDLVVVRENTEDLYAGVEFQAGQEKTAELIKKINEFATGKKINTPLDETGISIKPMSYQGTRDIANYAFKYAVDNKRKSVTSICKANIMKFTDGLWYDETRAVAKSYGAKFEWAELAEGVEPDAKLAGIATDCGGSIEYNERLIDNMCMQLVQKPELYDVLVTSNLYGDILSDLCAGLVGGLGVAPGSNIGTEAAIFEATHGSAPKYKGQNKVNPVALILSGKMMLDYLGEHEAAAKLDKAVADVIEEGKDVTYDLKDDRNDPTAVGTQEMAEAICAKMR
- a CDS encoding DUF962 domain-containing protein; this encodes MIQRFYSNYLLRHQNRVNQILHLVGVPLTFGGLIGFGIAGHWIYAGMAFFAGYALQFLGHAIEQNDAGELILIKKLCGKPYTEFGPRTQIQQNFDQSSKKSSCND